In Phyllopteryx taeniolatus isolate TA_2022b chromosome 1, UOR_Ptae_1.2, whole genome shotgun sequence, the following proteins share a genomic window:
- the birc5b gene encoding baculoviral IAP repeat-containing protein 5b isoform X1 produces MSSIEVITARFDLFNKMYSGDLREQSFANWPFREDCKCTPEKMASAGFVHCPSENEPDVVSCFFCLIELEGWEPDDDPWHEHINRSPTCEFLHLKKDVTELTVAEFFHIERERLKIFVRKVCHKKMAHLRDTIDETLKRFRSQLDSV; encoded by the exons ATGTCCAGCATAGAAGTCATAACGGCAAGGTTTGACTTGTTTAACAAGATGTACAGTGGTGATTTACGTGAGCAAAGCTTTGCTAACTGGCCCTTTCGAGAAGACTGTAAATGCACACCTGAAAAG ATGGCCAGTGCTGGATTTGTGCACTGTCCCTCTGAGAATGAGCCTGATGTTGTTTCCTGTTTCTTCTGTCTCATTGAGCTGGAAGGCTGGGAGCCCGATGATGATCCCTG GCATGAACACATAAACCGCTCACCTACTTGTGAATTCCTCCACCTGAAGAAAGATGTCACTGAACTGACGGTGGCAGAGTTTTTCCACATAGAGAGGGAGAGGTTGAAGATCTTTGTT AGAAAAGTTTGTCATAAGAAGATGGCACATCTGCGGGACACAATAGATGAGACCCTTAAACGCTTTCGATCACAACTGGATTCTGTATGA
- the birc5b gene encoding baculoviral IAP repeat-containing protein 5b isoform X2: MSSIEVITARFDLFNKMYSGDLREQSFANWPFREDCKCTPEKLEGWEPDDDPWHEHINRSPTCEFLHLKKDVTELTVAEFFHIERERLKIFVRKVCHKKMAHLRDTIDETLKRFRSQLDSV; the protein is encoded by the exons ATGTCCAGCATAGAAGTCATAACGGCAAGGTTTGACTTGTTTAACAAGATGTACAGTGGTGATTTACGTGAGCAAAGCTTTGCTAACTGGCCCTTTCGAGAAGACTGTAAATGCACACCTGAAAAG CTGGAAGGCTGGGAGCCCGATGATGATCCCTG GCATGAACACATAAACCGCTCACCTACTTGTGAATTCCTCCACCTGAAGAAAGATGTCACTGAACTGACGGTGGCAGAGTTTTTCCACATAGAGAGGGAGAGGTTGAAGATCTTTGTT AGAAAAGTTTGTCATAAGAAGATGGCACATCTGCGGGACACAATAGATGAGACCCTTAAACGCTTTCGATCACAACTGGATTCTGTATGA